The Methanothrix soehngenii GP6 genome has a window encoding:
- a CDS encoding gamma carbonic anhydrase family protein, whose product MLKANCRTSWNSTEIMPQIHSSSYVDESATIIGDVRVGKDVYIAPSVSLRADEASPIIIGDECNIQDSAVFHGLKGSSIELGENVSVAHGAVIHGPIKMGDECFVGFNSVVHASTLGKKCFVGHLAAVIGVNLKDGSFVPHGKVVDTQEKADALGRVPESLKDFNEEVVEVNCEFAKSYGIRRKSCVGQ is encoded by the coding sequence ATGCTCAAGGCCAATTGCAGAACCTCATGGAATAGCACTGAGATCATGCCCCAGATACATTCCTCGTCCTATGTGGATGAGTCGGCGACGATCATAGGCGATGTGCGCGTCGGCAAAGATGTCTATATCGCTCCATCCGTATCCCTGCGGGCGGATGAAGCCAGCCCCATAATCATTGGTGATGAATGCAACATCCAGGATAGCGCCGTCTTTCACGGCCTCAAGGGAAGCTCCATCGAGCTGGGAGAGAATGTCTCCGTCGCCCATGGAGCGGTCATTCATGGGCCCATCAAGATGGGAGACGAGTGTTTTGTGGGCTTCAACTCCGTGGTTCACGCCTCAACCCTGGGAAAGAAATGCTTTGTCGGCCACCTGGCAGCAGTCATAGGCGTCAATCTGAAGGATGGCAGTTTTGTGCCCCACGGTAAAGTCGTCGATACTCAGGAGAAGGCGGATGCTCTTGGCCGCGTGCCGGAGAGCCTCAAGGACTTCAATGAGGAGGTGGTGGAGGTAAACTGCGAGTTCGCCAAAAGCTATGGCATTCGGAGGAAGTCCTGCGTGGGGCAGTGA
- a CDS encoding L-lactate MFS transporter, which translates to MVQKDPPGGRWLFVILGTIIMLCLGSVYSWSVFVNPLTAHFAAMGQTVSASEVLLPFSIFLFVFSVAMVFSGKYIEKYGPRKMAMLGGIICGLGWLLASMSSSTSMLIPTYGIVGGLGVGIAYGCPVAVSARWFPDKRGLAVGLTVLGFGFSAFFTANIATYLIEAFDVMSTFRFFGIAFIIIITLCSMPLVFPPAGYKPAGWNPPAPKPGAAVTCEFKREQMLKSTTFYGLWLCYFIGCVAGLMAIGISKPVGQEVILIESGLASMLVGFFAIFNGGGRPIFGTLTDKITPRNAAIVSFVLIGLASLMMWQMAVPGATTIYIVAFAILWMCLGGWLAIAPTATASFFGTCDYPRNYGVVFLAYGIGAIVGPQLAAAIKEMSGSYVGVFPYVALLAALGIVIAFTMLKHPKPPE; encoded by the coding sequence ATGGTTCAGAAGGACCCGCCCGGCGGGCGGTGGTTGTTTGTAATTCTAGGCACCATAATCATGTTATGCCTTGGTAGCGTTTATTCATGGTCTGTCTTCGTCAATCCTCTGACTGCTCACTTCGCGGCAATGGGTCAGACTGTATCAGCGAGCGAAGTACTATTGCCGTTTTCAATCTTCCTGTTTGTATTCTCTGTTGCCATGGTCTTTTCCGGAAAGTATATCGAAAAATACGGGCCTCGCAAGATGGCTATGCTGGGTGGAATCATATGCGGATTGGGCTGGTTGCTGGCATCCATGTCCAGCTCAACCTCTATGCTCATCCCCACTTACGGCATCGTCGGAGGCCTTGGGGTGGGAATTGCCTACGGCTGTCCGGTTGCAGTATCAGCCAGATGGTTCCCCGATAAAAGAGGTCTCGCGGTAGGCCTAACTGTGCTTGGATTCGGCTTTTCGGCTTTCTTCACCGCCAATATCGCCACATACCTAATCGAGGCATTCGATGTCATGAGCACATTCCGGTTCTTTGGAATTGCGTTCATCATAATCATCACCCTCTGCTCAATGCCATTGGTCTTCCCGCCAGCAGGATACAAACCAGCGGGCTGGAACCCTCCGGCGCCCAAACCAGGCGCAGCAGTGACATGCGAGTTCAAGCGCGAACAGATGCTCAAGTCCACCACATTTTACGGTCTCTGGCTCTGCTACTTCATAGGATGTGTGGCAGGATTGATGGCCATAGGCATATCTAAACCGGTGGGCCAGGAGGTAATCCTGATTGAATCTGGACTGGCTTCCATGCTGGTGGGATTCTTCGCCATATTCAACGGTGGTGGCAGACCTATATTTGGAACGCTGACGGACAAGATCACCCCCAGAAATGCTGCCATAGTGTCATTCGTACTGATCGGCCTGGCATCATTGATGATGTGGCAGATGGCTGTGCCTGGTGCAACCACGATCTACATTGTGGCATTTGCCATTCTGTGGATGTGTCTGGGAGGCTGGCTGGCCATAGCACCCACGGCAACGGCAAGCTTCTTTGGCACCTGTGACTATCCCAGGAACTACGGCGTCGTCTTCCTAGCATATGGTATCGGTGCCATCGTAGGACCACAGCTGGCTGCAGCGATAAAGGAGATGTCTGGAAGCTATGTGGGCGTATTCCCCTATGTCGCCCTTCTGGCCGCTTTGGGAATAGTGATAGCCTTCACAATGCTGAAGCATCCAAAACCGCCAGAGTAG
- the purF gene encoding amidophosphoribosyltransferase, translating into MHDACGVVGISLNETANGAAKSIYYSLYALQHRGQEAAGISVHDGKSIRTHRAMGLVSEVFDDAQIALLRGHVGIGHVRYATSGRSCIENSQPLLVKYKDGAIATAHNGNLVNSTQLREQLEEAGDIFYSTSDTEVIAHLFVKELLHYDLPEAARALMRKIVGSYSLVFLWGDTVLALRDPLGIKPLCIGEIDSGFMVASESVAIDTLNGKLVRDVKPGELIVIRNGEMKSYQLARSTRPAHCIFEYIYFARPDSIMDGRLIYDVRVNIGSNLAREHPACADTVTPIPDSGITLAVGYHQHSGISYRECLMKNRYIGRTFIMPDQNMRETAVRLKMNTIRPNIEGHKLILVDDSIVRGTTSRRIVNMVRKAGAQEVHVRIGSPPILAPCYLGIDMASRDELIAAHKTVAGVEAVIEADSLGYVSHEGLVDAVGIPKENLCMGCLTGLYPVPIPGEKCLAEQTRLSEYLD; encoded by the coding sequence TTGCACGATGCCTGCGGCGTTGTAGGGATCTCATTAAATGAGACTGCCAATGGCGCAGCCAAATCCATCTATTACTCCCTCTATGCTCTGCAGCATAGGGGGCAAGAGGCTGCTGGCATCTCAGTGCATGATGGCAAATCCATTCGCACCCACCGGGCCATGGGCTTGGTCTCGGAGGTCTTCGACGATGCCCAGATCGCCCTTCTGCGCGGACATGTTGGCATCGGCCATGTCCGATATGCGACCAGCGGCCGATCCTGCATAGAGAACAGCCAACCTCTTTTAGTGAAATATAAGGACGGTGCCATAGCCACCGCCCATAATGGTAACCTGGTCAACTCCACACAGCTCAGAGAGCAGCTGGAGGAGGCAGGGGACATATTCTACTCCACCTCAGACACCGAAGTGATCGCTCACCTTTTTGTCAAAGAGCTCCTTCACTATGACCTGCCGGAAGCAGCCCGCGCCCTGATGAGAAAGATCGTGGGCTCTTATTCCCTGGTATTTCTCTGGGGGGACACTGTCCTTGCGCTACGCGATCCGCTGGGAATCAAACCCCTCTGCATCGGAGAGATCGATTCAGGGTTCATGGTGGCTTCGGAGAGCGTGGCCATAGATACACTAAACGGGAAGTTGGTAAGGGATGTCAAGCCAGGCGAGTTGATAGTGATAAGGAACGGCGAGATGAAGTCCTATCAACTGGCCCGTTCCACCCGGCCGGCTCATTGCATCTTCGAGTACATCTACTTTGCCCGGCCTGATAGCATTATGGATGGCCGCTTGATCTATGATGTGCGGGTGAACATCGGCTCCAACCTGGCTCGGGAGCATCCCGCCTGTGCGGACACCGTCACTCCCATCCCCGACTCAGGAATAACTTTGGCCGTGGGCTACCACCAGCATTCCGGCATAAGCTACCGGGAGTGCCTGATGAAAAATCGCTACATTGGCCGAACATTCATCATGCCCGATCAGAACATGAGGGAGACGGCGGTGCGCCTGAAGATGAACACCATCCGGCCGAACATCGAGGGGCATAAGCTTATCCTGGTAGACGACTCCATTGTACGCGGCACCACCAGCCGGAGGATAGTGAACATGGTCCGCAAGGCCGGAGCCCAGGAGGTGCACGTCCGCATAGGCAGCCCCCCCATCCTCGCCCCCTGCTATCTAGGAATAGACATGGCCAGCCGGGATGAGCTGATCGCCGCCCATAAGACGGTTGCAGGGGTGGAGGCGGTAATAGAAGCCGACTCACTGGGCTATGTAAGCCACGAGGGGCTGGTGGATGCAGTGGGCATACCCAAGGAGAACCTGTGCATGGGATGCCTGACCGGCCTGTACCCGGTCCCGATACCTGGAGAGAAGTGTCTGGCGGAGCAGACAAGGCTCTCGGAATATCTGGACTAG